A single genomic interval of Burkholderia sp. HI2500 harbors:
- a CDS encoding AEC family transporter, with protein MSATIEILLPVFGLIAAGFVCRRRGVLGPAAASELNRFVVWLALPALLFQIMAHASWHQLYQPAFVATFALTCALVFVGVLAWRLFAGRGLADASIDAIAASYPNTGYLGFPLCLLAFGTDSLTPTTIATILVACVLFAGAIVLIEVGLQRDRAPLRLMWKVVGALLRNPLIVAPLAGVCVSAAQVPLGAPVDTFLKLLGAAASPCALVSLGLFLTEKREVSGAAPRGSLALTAVKLFVQPALAWWLGVRVFALPPALAQIAVVLAALPTGTGPYMLAEFYGREAQVTSRTILLSTLGSIASLSVLLALARHV; from the coding sequence ATGTCAGCGACGATCGAGATTCTGTTGCCCGTGTTCGGGCTGATCGCGGCAGGGTTCGTGTGCCGCCGGCGCGGGGTGCTTGGGCCGGCCGCGGCCTCGGAACTCAACCGCTTCGTCGTGTGGCTCGCGCTGCCCGCGCTGCTGTTCCAGATCATGGCGCATGCATCGTGGCACCAGCTGTATCAGCCGGCTTTCGTTGCCACGTTCGCGCTGACCTGCGCGCTCGTATTCGTCGGCGTGCTCGCGTGGCGCCTGTTCGCGGGGCGCGGGCTCGCCGATGCGAGCATCGATGCAATCGCCGCGTCGTATCCGAATACCGGCTATCTCGGCTTCCCGCTGTGCCTGCTCGCATTCGGCACCGACAGCCTCACACCGACCACGATCGCGACCATCCTCGTGGCGTGCGTGCTGTTCGCCGGCGCGATCGTGCTGATCGAGGTCGGGCTGCAGCGCGATCGCGCACCGTTGCGGCTGATGTGGAAAGTGGTCGGCGCGCTGCTGCGCAACCCGCTGATCGTCGCGCCGCTGGCCGGCGTTTGCGTGTCGGCCGCGCAGGTGCCGCTCGGTGCGCCGGTCGATACCTTCCTGAAGCTGCTCGGTGCGGCCGCGAGCCCGTGTGCGCTCGTCAGCCTCGGGCTGTTTCTCACGGAGAAGCGCGAAGTGTCCGGCGCCGCACCGCGGGGCAGCCTCGCACTGACGGCGGTGAAGCTGTTCGTGCAGCCCGCGCTCGCGTGGTGGCTTGGCGTGCGCGTGTTCGCGCTGCCGCCGGCGCTCGCGCAGATCGCGGTCGTGCTCGCCGCGTTGCCCACGGGTACCGGGCCGTACATGCTGGCCGAGTTCTACGGGCGTGAAGCGCAGGTGACGTCGCGCACGATCCTGTTGTCGACGCTCGGGTCGATCGCGTCGCTGTCGGTGTTGCTCGCGCTGGCGCGGCACGTCTGA